The Neodiprion fabricii isolate iyNeoFabr1 chromosome 4, iyNeoFabr1.1, whole genome shotgun sequence genome window below encodes:
- the LOC124181727 gene encoding TBC1 domain family member 1 isoform X1, which translates to MKLIPVDYLGFTATDRRFSGPMLPWTVSEIKKHGVSEKVNLLVASGCISAYTALKEQPLFRHPLNNTSKAQLVPSGSQDPNGGSFLYLVKGNDGLFYCHLFRAKDSETVKELFSAMKEQSSSSRLEKDREPTPQRSYSSAAALTSLGADISPSSSHFFEVLYIGKIKVSHKKVPESFIDDALIRFRAYELEKSKSSSNNLLTECQRLQRQASVKFLPTLNVRRDSQDSSASELGSIENISSSSVLSPTNSLDVAKTLGGSVEALSPTNNNSSENDGADNTSGVKKNKNVNLPSPEMMRNRAASTGSVLTARRDSAAKGGDEYNRTMLFQVGRYDLRLISPDRKQVLLHKQLKDVASCVQGVKNPEHFGFICREAGIECYIGYVFKCQSEAVADDLVGAITQAFVATCDASRKERHPVFSCDHCPMVWYDKLCQDIDGQNDKRTQSIIVSRLGMLPEDEQEIIVTKYKGAEACNGTLGGSGNGSSLREQNQFLMMLLRAHCEAKQARHVHDTAENRSEFLNQYLSVGVGSTIFMKAKRSLTNSFDHLMKRKGSRDDFGFNPNMRDSMLQFNSPANQKEESQSPVSSVGSGLDNCPDSNRPRSLRVSPEQQLSVNTGPKSPMMDIFLKVGNSPKMSPTESEGSNRLQSSGSWRQAILNRVVTPGKDQDIKDNVTCSGVSGKNNQPVPMRKTREELRGLWKKAINQQLILIRMERENTKLKERQEEATVKRIKLEYDELSSCARELVEVWDLLVSKESRISTKCDNQMLLQAIKQGVPRGKRGEVWQFLAEQFCLKQPPIETREFPSYNVPYEVLLKQLTSQQHAILIDLGRTFPNHPYFSCALGPGQLALFNLLKAYSLLDPEVGYCQGLSFVAGVLLLHMAEDQAFFLLRHLMFRRGLRKLYLPDMAALQLHLYQLSRLLHDRLPAIYNHFDKHEVSPTLYAAPWLLTLFASQFPLGFVTRVFDLLFLESSEVIFRVAVALLEDHQDQLLCCDSFEEIMEYLKLRVPAVDKGVLERVMKRVFYPDTEMVKQLNEYRVEYQVLQEEMLSVKPQIENLEKLELLNKQLTQENVHLNEQLEIAMSNLHRLETARSIQQSSAHKLESQNRSLEVTVATLGNFIQHLADTRTDIEIPGDVRRIVAQLSIAEKRRSSMGTKLYPLKVIEDNNNKYQPMKSNSTGRESQKMLKGNSITAETPYPLKSTLSQPNLGAKLEKVSSFFANSHNHIRQQRAQIAALRGECGDSGNDENDPKTVNIDIQITDTVSSATDIIDQSGGQLLRIEPTALEKSISLPLSNAKLKLKSSKSAYELGSVKKVPTTKLEDTTGDSLTNVAGTIHPLDTCSDVNFNYGGTTKLKCIKPGRSPGQNGQGDNLGKEIPGQNAEILTR; encoded by the exons GTCAAAGAGTTGTTCAGCGCCATGAAGGAACAGTCGTCGTCCTCTCGGCTCGAAAAGGACCGAGAACCAACCCCTCAAAGGTCGTATAGCAGCGCCGCAGCCTTGACGTCACTAGGTGCTGACATATCACCAAGTTCCTCACATTTTTTTGAG GTTCTCTACATCGGGAAAATTAAAGTTTCTCACAAAAAAGTACCGGAGTCCTTCATCGACGATGCTCTGATAAGATTTCGTGCTTACGAACTTGAGAAGTCGAAATCTTCGTCGAATAATCTACTCACCGAGTGCCAAAGACTGCAGAGACAGGCcagcgtgaaatttttacctACATTGAACGTCAGAAGAGATAGTCAG GATTCAAGTGCCAGCGAATTAGGCAGCATAGAAAATATATCGTCGAGTAGCGTGTTGTCGCCAACGAATTCGTTGGATGTTGCAAAAACGTTGGGTGGATCCGTCGAAGCGTTGTCACCGACGAACAACAACTCGTCCGAAAATGACGGAGCGGACAATACTTCGggggtaaagaaaaataaaaacgtcaACTTGCCGTCACCGGAGATGATGAGGAACAGGGCTGCCTCCACGGGCAGCGTTTTAACCGCTAGAAGAGACTCTGCAGCAAAAGGAGGCGACGAGTACAATCGCACCATGCTTTTCCAG GTAGGTCGGTATGACTTAAGATTGATCAGTCCTGACAGAAAACAAGTCCTGCTCCACAAGCAGCTCAAAGACGTCGCCAGTTGCGTGCAG GGTGTCAAAAACCCAGAACACTTCGGTTTTATTTGCAGAGAGGCTGGCATAGAGTGTTACATTGGCTATGTTTTCAAATGTCAATCCGAAGCTGTTGCCGATGATTTAGTTGGAG cCATCACCCAGGCGTTTGTTGCTACGTGCGATGCCTCGAGAAAAGAAAGACATCCAGTATTTTCCTGTGATCACTGCCCCATGGTTTGGTACGATAAATTATGCCAAGACATTGACG GTCAAAATGACAAGAGAACTCAAAGTATCATCGTTTCACGGCTTGGTATGTTGCCTGAGGACGAACAAGAGATTATTGTTACAAAATACAAGGGAGCCGAGGCCTGCAACGGTACTTTAGGTGGTTCCGGAAATGGTTCTAGTCTCAGAGAACAGAATCAGTTTTTAATGATGTTGTTACGCGCGCATTGCGAAGCGAAGCAGGCGAGACACGTTCACGACACAGCTGAAAATAG GAgtgaatttttaaaccaaTACCTCAGTGTCGGTGTTGGGAGTACGATATTTATGAAAGCTAAGAGGTCATTGACGAATAGTTTTGATCACCTCATGAAGCGGAAAGGTTCGCGCGATGACTTTGGATTTAATCCTAACATGAGGGATTCAATGCTACAATTTAATTCGCCTGCAAATCAAAAGGAAGAAAGTCAGAGTCCTGTCTCTTCTGTGGGATCTGGACTGGACAACTGTCCCGATTCAAACAGACCCAGATCATTGAGAGTGTCTCCTGAACAGCAGCTTAGCGTTAATACTGGGCCAAAAAGTCCCATGATGGACAT TTTTTTAAAGGTAGGCAATTCTCCGAAAATGTCTCCTACCGAGTCTGAGGGAAGCAATCGTCTGCAATCAAGTGGATCGTGGAGACAGGCGATATTAAATCGTGTGGTAACACCAGGCAAAGATCAGGATATCAAGGATAATGTTACGTGTTCTGGTGtgagtggaaaaaataatcaacccGTTCCAATGCGGAAAACTAGGGAGGAGCTACGGGGTCTCTGGAAAAAGGCAATCAATCAACAATTGATACTCATCAGAATGGAGAGAGAGAATACGAAGCTGAAAG AACGACAGGAGGAGGCAACGGTAAAAAGAATTAAACTAGAATATGACGAATTGAGCAGCTGCGCTCGAGAACTCGTTGAAGTTTGGGATTTACTAGTAAGCAAAGAGTCAAGGATATCTACAAAATGCGATAATCAAATGCTGCTCCAAGCCATCAAACAgg GTGTACCACGTGGCAAGCGTGGCGAGGTTTGGCAGTTTTTGGCTGAgcaattttgtttaaaacaaCCGCCAATTGAGACGCGTGAATTCCCAAGCTACAATGTACCCTATGAAGTTTTACTTAAGCAGCTCACATCCCAGCAACATGCGATTCTAATCGATTTGGGACGTACATTTCCTAATCATCCTTACTTCAGCTGCGCCTTAGGACCTGGGCAATTGGCTCTTTTCAACCTGCTTAAGGCCTATTCTCTTCTTGATCCCGAGGTTGGATACTGCCAAGGGCTCAGCTTCGTTGCCGGAGTTCTTCTGTTGCAT ATGGCCGAAGATCAAGCCTTCTTTTTGCTGCGTCACCTGATGTTCCGAAGAGGTCTCCGAAAGTTATACCTACCTGACATGGCTGCGCTACAATTACACTTGTATCAACTTTCACGGTTATTACACGACAGACTTCCAGCTATATACAATCATTTTGACAAGCACGAAGTCTCTCCCACTCTTTACGCAGCACCGTGGTTATTGACTTTATTTGCTAGCCAATTTCCATTGGGTTTTGTTACTAGAGTATTCG ATCTACTGTTTCTTGAAAGTTCCGAAGTCATCTTTCGTGTAGCTGTTGCGCTGTTGGAAGATCATCAAGATCAACTTCTTTGCTGTGACAGTTTTGAAGAAATCATGGAGTATCTGAAA CTCCGCGTACCAGCTGTCGACAAAGGGGTGCTCGAACGTGTAATGAAACGGGTATTCTATCCGGACACTGAAATGGTTAAACAATTGAACGAATATAGAGTTGAATATCAAGTGCTGCAGGAAGAGATGCTATCCGTTAAACCACAGATCGAGAATTTGGAGAAGCTAGAATTACTCAACAAACAGCTCACCCAAGAAAACGTCCATCTCAATGAGCAACTAGAG ATTGCTATGAGCAACCTTCACCGCCTTGAAACAGCCCGGTCAATTCAACAATCATCAGCTCACAAGTTAGAATCCCAGAATCGCAGTCTTGAAGTCACAGTTGCAACGCTGGGGAATTTTATTCAGCACTTGGCCGACACAAGAACAGATATCGAGATCCCAGGTGATGTGCGTCGAATAGTTGCACAGTTGAGTATAGCGGAAAAGCGAAGAAGTAGCATGGGTACAAAACTGTATCCATTGAAAGTTATTGAAGACAACAATAACAAGTATCAACCAATGAAAAGCAACTCTACTGGTAGAGAATCTCAAAAGATGTTGAAGGGAAATAGTATCACAGCTGAGACACCATACCCTTTAAAGTCGACATTGAGTCAGCCGAATTTAGGGGCAAAGCTTGAGAAggtttcgtcattttttgcaaattcacACAATCACATCAGACAACAACGTGCACAAATAGCTGCTTTGAGAGGAGAATGTGGAGATAGCGGTAACGACGAAAATGATCCAAAGACTGTCAATATTGATATTCAAATTACTGATACAGTGAGCTCCGCGACTGACATCATTGATCAATCAGGTGGTCAATTACTGCGCATTGAACCTACTGCATTAGAGAAGTCAATTTCCTTGCCATTGTCCAATGCTAAATTGAAACTAAAGTCGTCCAAATCAGCATACGAACTGGGTTCAGTGAAAAAAGTACCAACAACGAAACTGGAGGACACAACTGGGGATTCATTAACTAATGTAGCAGGTACCATTCATCCTTTGGATACATGTAGCGATGTAAACTTTAACTACGGCGGTACAACAAAGTTGAAATGTATAAAGCCTGGAAGGTCACCTGGCCAGAATGGACAGGGTGACAACCTGGGTAAAGAAATTCCTGGACAAAATGCAGAAATTTTAACTAGATAG
- the LOC124181727 gene encoding TBC1 domain family member 1 isoform X2, with protein MITVPITASSPYVTITSYSDASALSKRPCVKELFSAMKEQSSSSRLEKDREPTPQRSYSSAAALTSLGADISPSSSHFFEVLYIGKIKVSHKKVPESFIDDALIRFRAYELEKSKSSSNNLLTECQRLQRQASVKFLPTLNVRRDSQDSSASELGSIENISSSSVLSPTNSLDVAKTLGGSVEALSPTNNNSSENDGADNTSGVKKNKNVNLPSPEMMRNRAASTGSVLTARRDSAAKGGDEYNRTMLFQVGRYDLRLISPDRKQVLLHKQLKDVASCVQGVKNPEHFGFICREAGIECYIGYVFKCQSEAVADDLVGAITQAFVATCDASRKERHPVFSCDHCPMVWYDKLCQDIDGQNDKRTQSIIVSRLGMLPEDEQEIIVTKYKGAEACNGTLGGSGNGSSLREQNQFLMMLLRAHCEAKQARHVHDTAENRSEFLNQYLSVGVGSTIFMKAKRSLTNSFDHLMKRKGSRDDFGFNPNMRDSMLQFNSPANQKEESQSPVSSVGSGLDNCPDSNRPRSLRVSPEQQLSVNTGPKSPMMDIFLKVGNSPKMSPTESEGSNRLQSSGSWRQAILNRVVTPGKDQDIKDNVTCSGVSGKNNQPVPMRKTREELRGLWKKAINQQLILIRMERENTKLKERQEEATVKRIKLEYDELSSCARELVEVWDLLVSKESRISTKCDNQMLLQAIKQGVPRGKRGEVWQFLAEQFCLKQPPIETREFPSYNVPYEVLLKQLTSQQHAILIDLGRTFPNHPYFSCALGPGQLALFNLLKAYSLLDPEVGYCQGLSFVAGVLLLHMAEDQAFFLLRHLMFRRGLRKLYLPDMAALQLHLYQLSRLLHDRLPAIYNHFDKHEVSPTLYAAPWLLTLFASQFPLGFVTRVFDLLFLESSEVIFRVAVALLEDHQDQLLCCDSFEEIMEYLKLRVPAVDKGVLERVMKRVFYPDTEMVKQLNEYRVEYQVLQEEMLSVKPQIENLEKLELLNKQLTQENVHLNEQLEIAMSNLHRLETARSIQQSSAHKLESQNRSLEVTVATLGNFIQHLADTRTDIEIPGDVRRIVAQLSIAEKRRSSMGTKLYPLKVIEDNNNKYQPMKSNSTGRESQKMLKGNSITAETPYPLKSTLSQPNLGAKLEKVSSFFANSHNHIRQQRAQIAALRGECGDSGNDENDPKTVNIDIQITDTVSSATDIIDQSGGQLLRIEPTALEKSISLPLSNAKLKLKSSKSAYELGSVKKVPTTKLEDTTGDSLTNVAGTIHPLDTCSDVNFNYGGTTKLKCIKPGRSPGQNGQGDNLGKEIPGQNAEILTR; from the exons ATGATTACCGTGCCAATTACCGCATCCAGTCCCTACGTGACTATCACATCCTACAGCGATGCCAGCGCTCTTAGCAAACGACCATGT GTCAAAGAGTTGTTCAGCGCCATGAAGGAACAGTCGTCGTCCTCTCGGCTCGAAAAGGACCGAGAACCAACCCCTCAAAGGTCGTATAGCAGCGCCGCAGCCTTGACGTCACTAGGTGCTGACATATCACCAAGTTCCTCACATTTTTTTGAG GTTCTCTACATCGGGAAAATTAAAGTTTCTCACAAAAAAGTACCGGAGTCCTTCATCGACGATGCTCTGATAAGATTTCGTGCTTACGAACTTGAGAAGTCGAAATCTTCGTCGAATAATCTACTCACCGAGTGCCAAAGACTGCAGAGACAGGCcagcgtgaaatttttacctACATTGAACGTCAGAAGAGATAGTCAG GATTCAAGTGCCAGCGAATTAGGCAGCATAGAAAATATATCGTCGAGTAGCGTGTTGTCGCCAACGAATTCGTTGGATGTTGCAAAAACGTTGGGTGGATCCGTCGAAGCGTTGTCACCGACGAACAACAACTCGTCCGAAAATGACGGAGCGGACAATACTTCGggggtaaagaaaaataaaaacgtcaACTTGCCGTCACCGGAGATGATGAGGAACAGGGCTGCCTCCACGGGCAGCGTTTTAACCGCTAGAAGAGACTCTGCAGCAAAAGGAGGCGACGAGTACAATCGCACCATGCTTTTCCAG GTAGGTCGGTATGACTTAAGATTGATCAGTCCTGACAGAAAACAAGTCCTGCTCCACAAGCAGCTCAAAGACGTCGCCAGTTGCGTGCAG GGTGTCAAAAACCCAGAACACTTCGGTTTTATTTGCAGAGAGGCTGGCATAGAGTGTTACATTGGCTATGTTTTCAAATGTCAATCCGAAGCTGTTGCCGATGATTTAGTTGGAG cCATCACCCAGGCGTTTGTTGCTACGTGCGATGCCTCGAGAAAAGAAAGACATCCAGTATTTTCCTGTGATCACTGCCCCATGGTTTGGTACGATAAATTATGCCAAGACATTGACG GTCAAAATGACAAGAGAACTCAAAGTATCATCGTTTCACGGCTTGGTATGTTGCCTGAGGACGAACAAGAGATTATTGTTACAAAATACAAGGGAGCCGAGGCCTGCAACGGTACTTTAGGTGGTTCCGGAAATGGTTCTAGTCTCAGAGAACAGAATCAGTTTTTAATGATGTTGTTACGCGCGCATTGCGAAGCGAAGCAGGCGAGACACGTTCACGACACAGCTGAAAATAG GAgtgaatttttaaaccaaTACCTCAGTGTCGGTGTTGGGAGTACGATATTTATGAAAGCTAAGAGGTCATTGACGAATAGTTTTGATCACCTCATGAAGCGGAAAGGTTCGCGCGATGACTTTGGATTTAATCCTAACATGAGGGATTCAATGCTACAATTTAATTCGCCTGCAAATCAAAAGGAAGAAAGTCAGAGTCCTGTCTCTTCTGTGGGATCTGGACTGGACAACTGTCCCGATTCAAACAGACCCAGATCATTGAGAGTGTCTCCTGAACAGCAGCTTAGCGTTAATACTGGGCCAAAAAGTCCCATGATGGACAT TTTTTTAAAGGTAGGCAATTCTCCGAAAATGTCTCCTACCGAGTCTGAGGGAAGCAATCGTCTGCAATCAAGTGGATCGTGGAGACAGGCGATATTAAATCGTGTGGTAACACCAGGCAAAGATCAGGATATCAAGGATAATGTTACGTGTTCTGGTGtgagtggaaaaaataatcaacccGTTCCAATGCGGAAAACTAGGGAGGAGCTACGGGGTCTCTGGAAAAAGGCAATCAATCAACAATTGATACTCATCAGAATGGAGAGAGAGAATACGAAGCTGAAAG AACGACAGGAGGAGGCAACGGTAAAAAGAATTAAACTAGAATATGACGAATTGAGCAGCTGCGCTCGAGAACTCGTTGAAGTTTGGGATTTACTAGTAAGCAAAGAGTCAAGGATATCTACAAAATGCGATAATCAAATGCTGCTCCAAGCCATCAAACAgg GTGTACCACGTGGCAAGCGTGGCGAGGTTTGGCAGTTTTTGGCTGAgcaattttgtttaaaacaaCCGCCAATTGAGACGCGTGAATTCCCAAGCTACAATGTACCCTATGAAGTTTTACTTAAGCAGCTCACATCCCAGCAACATGCGATTCTAATCGATTTGGGACGTACATTTCCTAATCATCCTTACTTCAGCTGCGCCTTAGGACCTGGGCAATTGGCTCTTTTCAACCTGCTTAAGGCCTATTCTCTTCTTGATCCCGAGGTTGGATACTGCCAAGGGCTCAGCTTCGTTGCCGGAGTTCTTCTGTTGCAT ATGGCCGAAGATCAAGCCTTCTTTTTGCTGCGTCACCTGATGTTCCGAAGAGGTCTCCGAAAGTTATACCTACCTGACATGGCTGCGCTACAATTACACTTGTATCAACTTTCACGGTTATTACACGACAGACTTCCAGCTATATACAATCATTTTGACAAGCACGAAGTCTCTCCCACTCTTTACGCAGCACCGTGGTTATTGACTTTATTTGCTAGCCAATTTCCATTGGGTTTTGTTACTAGAGTATTCG ATCTACTGTTTCTTGAAAGTTCCGAAGTCATCTTTCGTGTAGCTGTTGCGCTGTTGGAAGATCATCAAGATCAACTTCTTTGCTGTGACAGTTTTGAAGAAATCATGGAGTATCTGAAA CTCCGCGTACCAGCTGTCGACAAAGGGGTGCTCGAACGTGTAATGAAACGGGTATTCTATCCGGACACTGAAATGGTTAAACAATTGAACGAATATAGAGTTGAATATCAAGTGCTGCAGGAAGAGATGCTATCCGTTAAACCACAGATCGAGAATTTGGAGAAGCTAGAATTACTCAACAAACAGCTCACCCAAGAAAACGTCCATCTCAATGAGCAACTAGAG ATTGCTATGAGCAACCTTCACCGCCTTGAAACAGCCCGGTCAATTCAACAATCATCAGCTCACAAGTTAGAATCCCAGAATCGCAGTCTTGAAGTCACAGTTGCAACGCTGGGGAATTTTATTCAGCACTTGGCCGACACAAGAACAGATATCGAGATCCCAGGTGATGTGCGTCGAATAGTTGCACAGTTGAGTATAGCGGAAAAGCGAAGAAGTAGCATGGGTACAAAACTGTATCCATTGAAAGTTATTGAAGACAACAATAACAAGTATCAACCAATGAAAAGCAACTCTACTGGTAGAGAATCTCAAAAGATGTTGAAGGGAAATAGTATCACAGCTGAGACACCATACCCTTTAAAGTCGACATTGAGTCAGCCGAATTTAGGGGCAAAGCTTGAGAAggtttcgtcattttttgcaaattcacACAATCACATCAGACAACAACGTGCACAAATAGCTGCTTTGAGAGGAGAATGTGGAGATAGCGGTAACGACGAAAATGATCCAAAGACTGTCAATATTGATATTCAAATTACTGATACAGTGAGCTCCGCGACTGACATCATTGATCAATCAGGTGGTCAATTACTGCGCATTGAACCTACTGCATTAGAGAAGTCAATTTCCTTGCCATTGTCCAATGCTAAATTGAAACTAAAGTCGTCCAAATCAGCATACGAACTGGGTTCAGTGAAAAAAGTACCAACAACGAAACTGGAGGACACAACTGGGGATTCATTAACTAATGTAGCAGGTACCATTCATCCTTTGGATACATGTAGCGATGTAAACTTTAACTACGGCGGTACAACAAAGTTGAAATGTATAAAGCCTGGAAGGTCACCTGGCCAGAATGGACAGGGTGACAACCTGGGTAAAGAAATTCCTGGACAAAATGCAGAAATTTTAACTAGATAG